Proteins from a genomic interval of Debaryomyces hansenii CBS767 chromosome E complete sequence:
- a CDS encoding DEHA2E02024p (similar to uniprot|Q05871 Saccharomyces cerevisiae YLR284C ECI1 Peroxisomal delta3 delta2-enoyl-CoA isomerase hexameric protein that converts 3-hexenoyl-CoA to trans-2-hexenoyl-CoA essential for the beta-oxidation of unsaturated fatty acids oleate-induced), with protein sequence MSEGEDILYEVREKVTIITFNIPKKLNALNGDQYLLLAKLVERADREEDTVMTLIQSTGRYFSAGANIADKGLSNVDPEHLFSHEYWLDKFVARNVYLTDLFHNHTKILAAAVNGPVIGLSAAMLALCDLVYVMDETKFFLLAPFSNLGLVAEGAASATLFLRLGWSKSAEALLLARPIPGTELNKLGFINKNYGDVKFDSVEQFNKRVHDDLVSQFQGLYEPSIFANKQLLKANRDQLINSANSREVIKGFNRWVKGVPQERFMKLYQKDIQHKM encoded by the coding sequence atgtcCGAAGGAGAAGATATTTTATACGAAGTTAGAGAGAAAGTTACCATCATCACTTTCAATATTCCAAAGAAGTTGAATGCATTGAACGGTGACCAGTATTTGTTGTTAGCCAAATTGGTTGAAAGAGCAGACAGGGAAGAAGATACTGTTATGACATTAATACAATCGACAGGAAGATATTTCAGTGCCGGAGCTAATATTGCTGACAAGGGTTTGTCGAACGTGGATCCGGAGCATCTTTTCAGTCATGAATACTGGTTAGATAAGTTTGTGGCCAGAAACGTGTATTTGACCGATTTATTCCACAATCATACGAAGATTTTAGCTGCTGCAGTCAATGGGCCTGTAATTGGGTTATCTGCCGCCATGTTAGCCTTGTGTGACTTGGTTTATGTCATGGATGAAACTAAGTTCTTCTTGTTAGCACCATTTTCCAATTTGGGATTGGTTGCTGAAGGTGCTGCCAGTGCAACATTATTTTTGAGATTGGGCTGGTCCAAGTCTGCTGAAGCTTTATTATTGGCAAGACCAATTCCAGGTACCGAATTGAACAAGTTAGGATTCATCAACAAGAATTACGGTGATGTTAAGTTCGATTCTGTCGAgcaattcaataaaagaGTGCACGATGACTTGGTCAGTCAATTCCAAGGTTTATACGAACCCTCCATATTTGCTAACAAACAATTGTTGAAGGCTAATAGAGACCAATTAATCAACAGTGCCAACTCTAGAGAAGTCATTAAGGGTTTCAATAGATGGGTAAAGGGTGTTCCTCAAGAAAGATTTATGAAATTGTATCAAAAGGATATCCAACACAAGATGTAA
- a CDS encoding DEHA2E02046p (weakly similar to uniprot|P38742 Saccharomyces cerevisiae YHL023C RMD11 Protein required for sporulation) yields the protein MSLNLPNPSILGILLVVSTHSGPQLVFQYPPDLSNDSKKSSNLKRTNKTSTLQRKDSDSDELDIDDDDYIADNENDEEFVNADNDEEKEWDSRKMNYYLGTKSDLLSFLDEQEKFRQTSQERNKIYGHKQSDSHIDPDEIKSLHRNSKSGSSDKQIESPKLEASNSNNLKKTISSISDSQKSSTSKASTSGIPPVSPITSSTILGFEADYLCEMLCPPKQMCNSRFEIMIDDLVFLGLPIHSYDNGSWKSKHSHRPKSGKSSKGRSKNAADNASIDEGIDYETTSKSQSKNSMSMFHLVFIMNPPIIECNYRIDEMFHYVISRLSLVLRYEQSKHEYVWNQIRMIYNLKEEFRNQATMANLTKYLTDKSSLCKLISECFTQISRSNIANLSINNKLRSFQIPIKTEFHSLPDSTVPYLPGSHLSSTVNMLANTGLISVGETIRYDVNNLNSGGLDDFDDIDDNKSDSNADDIIYYALLLLDDPETIIRDIKAQQQSTLANFIRMIKPTESLLKLANKLKQQASDNGFSLDAGQIKSFAFHLIYWRRARVILPISTRSVYIVSPMAPITLKFHHDIFIFKKTFPALPSLPHFLKLLSNSSKPRQLATVIPSKDHRDAYLNALSWLIRYGYVTQLHTFIWLKISRKIKMKVEEDLENEGANNKRKKPSATADPNISNKLNAGTDNTSKTESNPEDIQRKMSQLRMINRNNNGNPTSYEQEIDNIEKKLLSPSIGLNLVLEDEGDTIIIDPGRASSLERRWINKVISEECNLSPELTVKFYELLKYMNGKNSLELLLLKENVSRQELRTLLFAIEDHIISVRHW from the coding sequence ATGAGTCTTAATCTACCCAATCCTAGTATATTGGGTATTCTATTAGTGGTGTCGACTCATAGCGGTCCTCAATTGGTATTTCAATACCCACCTGATTTGTCCAACGACTCCAAGAAAAGTTCTAATTTAAAACGAACTAACAAAACTTCAACTTTGCAAAGAAAGGATAGTGACTCAGACGAATTGGATATAGATGACGATGATTACATAGCggataatgaaaatgatgaagagtTCGTTAATGCGGATAATGATGAGGAAAAGGAATGggattcaagaaaaatgaacTATTACTTGGGAACAAAATCGGATTTGCTTCTGTTCTTagatgaacaagaaaaatttcGTCAGACACTGCAAGAAAGGAACAAAATTTACGGCCATAAACAATCTGATTCACATATCGATCcagatgaaataaaatccTTACATCGTAATAGCAAATCAGGTTCTTCTGATAAGCAAATAGAATCACCGAAACTTGAGGcctcaaattcaaataatctAAAAAAGACGATATCCAGTATCTCAGATTCCCAAAAAAGTAGCACTTCGAAGGCTTCAACCAGCGGTATTCCTCCGGTATCTCCTATTACGAGTAGCACGATTCTTGGATTTGAAGCAGATTATTTATGTGAAATGCTTTGTCCCCCAAAACAGATGTGCAATTCGAGATTTGAAATCATGATTGATGATTTGGTGTTTCTAGGATTACCGATACATAGCTATGATAATGGATCATGGAAATCAAAACATTCTCATCGTCCAAAATCAGGAAAACTGTCTAAGGGAAGGTCTAAAAATGCTGCTGATAATGCCAGTATTGATGAAGGAATAGATTACGAAACTACTTCCAAAAGTCAATCTAAAAACTCTATGAGTATGTTTCACCTAGTATTTATAATGAATCCACCTATAATAGAGTGCAATTATCGTATCGATGAGATGTTTCACTATGTTATCTCAAGATTATCTCTAGTATTAAGGTACGAGCAACTGAAACATGAATATGTTTGGAATCAGATTCGCatgatatataatttaaagGAAGAATTCAGAAATCAAGCAACCATGGCGAACCTAACGAAATATTTGACTGacaaatcatcattatgTAAATTAATATCCGAGTGTTTTACTCAAATTTCGAGGTCTAACATTGCcaatctttcaataaataataaactaAGATCATTCCAAATTCCGATTAAGACAGAATTTCATTCGTTACCAGATTCTACTGTGCCATATTTACCAGGTTCTCACTTATCATCTACTGTAAATATGCTAGCTAATACTGGACTTATTAGCGTTGGTGAGACCATCAGATACGATGTAAATAACTTGAACAGTGGGGGccttgatgattttgatgatattgatgacaaTAAGTCAGATTCAAATGCTGatgatattatatattatgcattattattattggatgaCCCAGAAACCATAATCAGAGACATAAAAGCTCAACAACAAAGTACCCTTGCAAATTTCATTAGAATGATTAAGCCAACTGAATCTTTATTAAAACTAgctaataaattgaagcAACAGGCAAGCGATAACGGATTTAGCTTAGATGCTGGACAAATTAAATCCTTTGcatttcatttaatatattgGAGAAGAGCACGAGTAATCCTCCCGATAAGTACAAGATCCGTTTATATTGTTTCGCCAATGGCCCCTATAACACTTAAGTTTCATCATGacatctttattttcaaaaagaCATTTCCGGCCTTACCATCATTACCTCATttcttaaaattattgtcaaattcatcaaaacCAAGACAATTAGCTACTGTAATTCCATCAAAGGATCATCGCGATGCCTACTTAAATGCCCTAAGCTGGTTGATTAGATATGGCTATGTTACCCAGTTACATACATTTATTTGGCTAAAGATTTCTaggaaaataaaaatgaaggTTGAAGAGGACTTAGAAAATGAAGGTGCTAATAATAAGCGGAAGAAACCAAGTGCCACAGCTGATCCTAATATATCCAATAAACTTAATGCAGGTACAGATAACACTTCGAAGACAGAATCCAACCCGGAGGATATTCAACGCAAAATGTCCCAGTTGAGAATGATAAATAGAAATAACAATGGTAACCCAACGTCTTATGAGCAGGAAATAGATAATATAGAAAAGAAGTTATTATCACCATCAATAGGTCTTAACCTTGTTTTAGAGGATGAAGGAGATACGATAATAATCGATCCAGGACGTGCATCTTCGTTGGAACGAAGATGGATAAATAAAGTGATTTCTGAAGAATGCAATCTTTCGCCAGAATTAACAGTTAAAttttatgaattattgaagtatATGAATGGCAAGAATTCATTGGAGCTTTTACTATTGAAAGAGAATGTTTCCAGACAAGAGTTAAGAACGTTATTGTTTGCAATTGAAGATCACATTATATCTGTAAGGCATTGGTAG
- a CDS encoding DEHA2E02068p (similar to uniprot|P33334 Saccharomyces cerevisiae YHR165C PRP8 Component of the U4/U6-U5 snRNP complex involved in the second catalytic step of splicing), with the protein MGPKVPPPPPPPGGQDKHPNNINYNKPKNNVNRKTSHNPPPPPPPGMNNSKVRPPPPPPNPATSDSRIRRQPPPPPPPGIASGKGSMRSSSAIVTKDELQARKKRWLQIQKNRYSATGKTNNKKSGGLVHATKVDMPPEHLRKIMFDHGDLSSKTFASDKRSHLGSLKYVPHAILKLLENMPQPWEQTKDVKVLYHITGAITFVNEIPRVIEPVYTAQWATAWLMMRREKRDRKHFKRMRFPPFDDEEPPLDWMENIEDVEPLDGIQLELDGMKDRAVIDWFYDEKPLIDDLKVVNGESYKTWNLDLQTMANLYKLSTPLLPDVTDPNYYYLFDKASFFTSKSLNIALPGGPKFEPLYKDKINNPEIEDFTEFNSIDRVIFRIPIKTEYKVAFPFLYNSFAKSIYVGWYHEPLNCFIKNSMEDTDLPAFHFDPVLNPITPHKSKQNRKNTKKEDVGLDMPVGFKPFMSDNQDGCIPLDPEGTSSAIQLWWAPYPYNRRSGKMVRAEDVALVKPWYKQHSPTEYPVKVRVSYQKLLKRYILNELHNPQGNKTGSKMSNQRKIKLLKSLKATKYFQQTTIDWVEAGLQVCRQGFNMLNLLIHRKGLTYLHLDYNFNLKPTKTLTTKERKKSRFGNAFHLIREILRVVKILVDSQVQFRLGNVDAFQLADGIYYILNHLGQLTGIYRYKYKVMHQIRACKDLKHVVYSRFNSIIGKGPGCGFWQPAWRVWLFFMRGIIPLLERWLGNLLARQFEGRRSNDVAKTITKQRVDSYYDLELRAQVMHDILDMIPEGLKQNKSRTVLQHLSEAWRCWKANIPWKVPGLPEPIEKIIIRYIKAKADGWVSVAHYNRDRIRRGATVEKTVAKKNLGRLTRLWIKNEQERQTNFAKDGPYISPDNAITTFQTMVHWLESRKFSPIPFPPISYKHDTKLLVLALENLKESYNSNARMNSAQREELALIEQAYDNPHECLARIKKFLLTQRVFKEVGLEMMDYYSHLVPTYAIDPLEKITDAYLDQYLWYEADKRKLFPNWIKPSDDEIPPLLTYKWCQGINNLENVWETSNGECNVMLETSLSKMAEKIDFTLLNRLLRLIVDPNIADYITSKNNVSLTYKDMNHVNQYGLIRGLQFSSFIYQYYGLVIDLLILGLDRASELAGSPQLPNGFLQFKDVETETSSPIRLYSRYIDKIHIFFRFDNEDANNLIQEYLSENPDPNFENVVGYNNRRCWPRDSRMRLMRHDVNLGRAVFWEIAGRIPRSLTTIEWEDTFASVYSRENPNLLFSMCGFEVRILPKCRLREESSSQEGVWDLIDQESKERTAKAFLQVSQDEVDKFNNRIRQILMSSGSTTFTKVAAKWNTALIALFAYFREAVVSTETLLDILVKCETKIQNRVKMGLNSKMPSRFPPAVFYTPKELGGLGMLSASHILIPASDLKWSKQTDTGITHFRAGMNHQEEKMIPTIFRYITTWENEFLDSQRVWAEYTIKRQEAIEQNRRLTFEDMENNWNRGLPRISTLFQKDRHTLAYDKGHRIRRIFKQFSLPRFNPFSWTSNHHDGKLWNLNAYRTDVIQALGGIETILEHTLFQGTGFDSWEGLFWEKASGFEDSLKFKKLTNAQRSGLSQIPNRRFTLWWSPTINRANVYVGFLVQLDLTGIFLHGKIPTLKISLIQIFRAHLWQKIHESVVQDVCQVLDKELEVLQIDSVEKQAIHPRKSYKMNSSCADVVLTSTYKWNVSRPSLLHDSNDSMDAATANKYWIDVQLRYGDYDSHDISRYTRAKFLDYTTDSSSAYPSPTGAMIGIDLAYNMYDVYGNWFSGFKPLMQNAMKEIMKSNPALYVLRERIRKGLQLYQAQPQEAFLNSNNYAELFNNDTQLFIDDTNVYRVTVHKTFEGNLTTKPINGSVFMLNPKTGQLFLKIIHTSVWAGQKRLGQLAKWKTAEEVAALVRSLPREEQPKQLIVTRKGMLDPLEVHMLDFPNISIRPSELHLPFASAMKIDKLADIVLKASEPQMVLFNLYDDWLKSISAYTAFSRIILLLRALGISQERTNLILRPDASITTQEHHIWPSFTDEQWIDVETQLRDLILNDFAKKHDINIQSLTQSEIRDLILGQDIKAPSSKRQEIADVEGDNKLGQDETNTDNQLTALKSKTQNVHGEEIVTVTTTNYEQSSFASKNEWRNRAIASNNLHLRAKNIYVSSDDFIDDDSFTYIMPKNLLKKFIQISDLRTQVGAFIYGSSPSDNPQIKEIKVIALVPQLANTHSVQFPSKLPQQEGPLEGLELLGWIHTQSQDTNLLSPIDMTTQAKLKNDNNSLWNDKAVTLTVSFTPGSVSLAAYTLSEEGYDWASTNKDLISQVPQGYSTSFSQKGSLLLSDRIVGLFMVPDDDIWNYSFIGPTWDPNGLYDLKVDIPLPFYHELHRPIHFSSFNEIEGNELEANQENAFA; encoded by the coding sequence aTGGGACCAAAAGTACCGCCTCCTCCCCCTCCTCCAGGGGGCCAGGACAAGCACCCGAACAacattaattataataaacCAAAGAATAATGTAAATAGAAAGACTTCACATAACCCTCCACCTCCACCTCCACCTGGCATGAACAATTCGAAAGTGAGACCGCCTCCACCTCCTCCAAATCCCGCTACATCTGATTCAAGGATAAGAAGACAACCGCCTCCACCACCACCTCCAGGTATAGCATCAGGCAAGGGTAGTATGAGGTCATCGTCAGCGATTGTAACGAAAGACGAATTACAAGCCAGAAAAAAGAGATGGTTACAAATACAGAAAAATAGATATTCGGCGACAGGGAAAACgaataataagaaatctGGAGGGTTGGTTCATGCTACGAAAGTTGACATGCCACCTGAACACTTACGAAAGATCATGTTTGATCACGGTGATTTATCGTCGAAAACGTTTGCCTCAGACAAAAGGTCGCATTTGGGTTCATTGAAGTACGTACCTCATGCAATCCTAAAATTGTTAGAAAATATGCCTCAGCCATGGGAACAGACTAAGGATGTCAAGGTTTTATATCACATCACTGGTGCCATAACGTTTGTGAACGAAATCCCGAGAGTTATCGAACCTGTTTACACAGCTCAATGGGCGACAGCTTGGTTAATGATGCGAAGAGAAAAGAGAGACAGAAAGCATTTCAAAAGAATGAGATTTCCACCTTTCGATGATGAAGAACCCCCATTAGACTGGATGGAGAACATAGAAGATGTAGAGCCGTTAGACGGTATTCAATTGGAATTAGATGGAATGAAAGACCGGGCGGTGATAGACTGGTTTTATGATGAAAAACCATTGATAGATGATCTAAAGGTCGTCAATGGAGAATCATATAAAACATGGAATCTTGATTTACAAACTATGGCCAATCTATACAAATTATCCACTCCTTTGTTGCCGGACGTGACAgatccaaattattattatctttttgATAAGGCCTCCTTTTTCACATCAAAAAGTTTAAATATTGCCCTTCCAGGAGGTCCAAAATTCGAACCACTCTACAAagacaaaattaataaccCGGAAATAGAAGATTTTACCGAATTTAATTCTATTGATAGAGTAATCTTTAGAATACCCATAAAAACGGAGTATAAAGTTGCATTCCCATTTTTATACAACTCATTTGCAAAACTGATTTATGTTGGTTGGTATCATGAACCCTTGAATTGCTTCATAAAAAATTCGATGGAAGATACTGACCTTCCAGCATTTCATTTTGATCCAGTTTTAAATCCAATTACGCCTCATAAACTGAAGCAAAATCGCAAAAATActaaaaaagaagatgtGGGTTTGGATATGCCAGTAGGTTTTAAACCATTCATGTCTGATAACCAGGATGGATGTATACCGTTAGACCCAGAGGGTACCTCATCAGCAATCCAGTTATGGTGGGCACCATACCCATATAATCGTAGAAGCGGAAAAATGGTGAGAGCAGAAGATGTTGCTCTTGTTAAACCGTGGTATAAACAACATTCACCTACAGAATATCCTGTTAAAGTTCGCGTTTCATATCAGAAACTCTTGAAAAGATACATCTTAAATGAGCTACACAATCCTCAAGGAAACAAAACTGGCTCCAAAATGAGTAATCAAAGGAAAATAAAGTTGTTGAAAAGCTTGAAAGCGACCAAATACTTTCAACAAACTACGATAGACTGGGTGGAAGCGGGCTTGCAGGTATGCCGTCAAGGCTTCAACATgcttaatttattgatacACAGGAAAGGTCTTACGTATTTACATCTTGATTATAATTTTAACCTAAAACCAACGAAAACCTTGACTACAAAGGAGCGTAAAAAGTCAAGATTTGGTAATGCATTCCATTTAATCAGAGAAATATTGAGAGTCGTCAAGATTTTAGTTGATTCGCAGGTTCAATTTAGGTTAGGAAATGTGGATGCATTTCAATTAGCAGATGgtatatattatatcttGAATCATTTGGGGCAACTAACGGGTATCTATCGGTATAAGTATAAAGTCATGCATCAAATTAGGGCATGTAAAGATTTAAAGCATGTTGTTTATTCGAGATTTAATTCAATCATTGGAAAAGGTCCAGGTTGTGGATTTTGGCAGCCCGCATGGAGAGTTTGGTTGTTCTTTATGAGAGGTATAATTCCTTTATTAGAAAGATGGCTTGGAAATTTATTGGCAAGACAATTTGAAGGAAGGAGAAGTAATGATGTAGCTAAGACAATCACAAAACAGCGTGTTGATTCGTATTATGACTTAGAATTAAGGGCGCAAGTCATGCATGATATATTGGATATGATTCCTGAAGGATTGAAACAGAACAAATCTCGTACAGTTCTACAACATTTGAGTGAAGCTTGGAGGTGTTGGAAGGCTAACATTCCCTGGAAGGTCCCAGGATTACCTGAGCCCATTGAGAAGATTATCATACGATATATTAAAGCAAAAGCCGATGGATGGGTTTCGGTTGCGCATTATAATAGAGACCGTATCAGAAGAGGAGCAACTGTTGAGAAGACAGTCGCTAAAAAGAATTTAGGGCGTTTGACAAGGTTATGGATCAAGAACGAGCAAGAACGTCAGACTAACTTTGCTAAGGATGGGCCATATATATCTCCCGATAACGCGATTACAACATTCCAAACAATGGTTCATTGGTTAGAAAGTAGAAAATTTAGTCCAATTCCTTTCCCGCCTATATCTTATAAGCATGATActaaattattagtattgGCGttggaaaatttgaaagaaagCTACAATTCTAATGCTCGCATGAATTCAGCACaaagagaagaattggCATTGATTGAACAAGCCTATGATAATCCGCATGAATGTCTTGCAAggataaaaaaattcttaCTAACTCAAAGGGTATTCAAAGAAGTTGGATTAGAAATGATGGACTATTACAGTCATTTAGTCCCAACGTATGCCATAGATCCGCTTGAGAAGATTACCGATGCGTACCttgatcaatatttatGGTATGAAGCTGACAAAAGAAAGCTTTTCCCAAATTGGATTAAACCGAGTGACGATGAAATTCCTCCATTACTTACTTACAAGTGGTGTCAAGGAATCAATAACTTAGAGAATGTGTGGGAGACATCTAATGGTGAATGTAATGTTATGTTAGAAACTTCATTAAGCAAAATGGCAGAAAAGATTGATTTCACATTGTTGAATAGATTATTGAGGTTGATTGTAGATCCTAACATTGCTGATTATATTACATCAAAGAACAATGTTAGCTTAACTTACAAAGATATGAATCATGTTAATCAATACGGATTGATTCGTGGCCTACAATTCtcttcatttatttatcaGTACTATGGGTTAGTGATTGACCTTTTGATTCTAGGATTGGACAGAGCTAGTGAATTAGCAGGTTCTCCTCAGCTTCCAAATGGTTTCCTTCAGTTTAAAGATGTAGAAACTGAGACATCAAGTCCAATTAGGTTGTATTCTCGTTACATCGACAAGATTCATATATTCTTCAGGTtcgataatgaagatgcAAACAACTTGATCCAGGAGTATCTTTCAGAAAATCCTGatccaaattttgaaaatgtaGTCGGGTATAATAATCGCCGTTGCTGGCCTAGAGATTCGAGAATGAGATTAATGAGACATGACGTTAATCTTGGAAGGGCAGTATTTTGGGAAATTGCTGGTCGTATTCCAAGATCCTTGACAACAATTGAATGGGAAGATACATTTGCTTCTGTATATTCAAGAGAAAACcctaatttattattctcGATGTGTGGATTTGAAGTAAGAATATTACCAAAGTGCCGTCTTCGTGAAGAATCTTCATCGCAGGAAGGTGTATGGGATCTTATTGATCAAGAAAGTAAGGAGAGAACAGCAAAAGCTTTTCTTCAGGTTAGTCAGGATGAAGTGgacaaattcaataatcGAATTCGCCAAATTTTGATGTCCTCTGGATCTACTACATTTACAAAGGTAGCTGCAAAATGGAACACGGCTTTAATTGCTCTTTTTGCATACTTCAGAGAGGCTGTTGTTTCCACAGAAACATTACTTGACATATTAGTAAAGTGTGAAACAAAAATTCAGAATAGGGTTAAAATGGGATTGAATTCTAAAATGCCATCCCGTTTTCCACCAGCAGTTTTCTATACACCGAAAGAATTGGGTGGGCTTGGTATGTTGAGTGCCTCTCATATATTAATTCCTGCTTCCGATTTGAAATGGTCAAAACAAACAGACACAGGTATAACTCATTTTAGAGCTGGAATGAATCATCAGGAAGAGAAAATGATACCAACTATATTTAGATACATTACGACTTGggaaaatgaatttttgGACTCTCAGAGGGTTTGGGCTGAATATACTATTAAGCGTCAAGAGGCTATCGAACAGAATCGTCGTCTTACATTTGAGGACATGGAGAACAACTGGAACAGGGGTTTGCCTCGTATTAGTACGTTGTTCCAAAAGGATAGACACACTTTGGCGTATGATAAGGGTCACAGAATTCGTAGGATTTTTAAGCAATTTAGTTTACCAAGATTCAATCCATTTTCATGGACCAGTAACCATCACGACGGTAAATTGTGGAATCTTAATGCTTATCGAACTGATGTTATTCAAGCCTTGGGTGGTATTGAGACGATCCTAGAACATACGTTATTCCAAGGTACCGGTTTTGATTCTTGGGAAGGTCTTTTTTGGGAGAAAGCATCTGGTTTTGAAGActcattgaaatttaagaaattaacCAATGCCCAAAGGTCTGGTTTAAGTCAAATTCCTAATCGTCGTTTCACCTTGTGGTGGTCACCTACGATCAACCGTGCGAATGTTTATGTTGGATTCTTAGTACAGTTAGATTTAACAGGTATATTTTTACATGGGAAAATCCCAACTCTAAAAATATCCTTGATACAAATCTTCCGTGCTCATTTATGGCAGAAGATACACGAGAGTGTTGTTCAAGATGTTTGCCAAGTGTTAGATAAGGAATTAGAGGTTTTGCAAATTGATAGTGTTGAAAAACAAGCAATCCATCCACGTAAGTCTTATAAGATGAACTCATCTTGTGCCGATGTTGTTCTTACAAGCACATATAAATGGAATGTGTCGCGACCATCTCTTTTACATGATAGCAATGATTCTATGGATGCAGCAACTGCCAATAAATATTGGATTGATGTACAATTGAGGTATGGTGATTATGATTCTCATGATATTTCAAGATATACTCGTGCCAAGTTCTTGGATTATACTACCGATAGTAGTAGTGCATATCCATCACCTACAGGTGCAATGATTGGTATTGATTTGGCATACAATATGTACGACGTCTACGGGAACTGGTTTTCTGGATTTAAACCATTGATGCAAAATGCTATGAAAGAAATTATGAAATCTAATCCAGCGTTGTATGTTCTTAGGGAGCGTATACGTAAAGGTTTACAGTTATATCAGGCACAGCCCCAAGAAGCTTTCcttaattcaaataattatgctgaattatttaacaaCGATACTCAATTATTCATTGATGATACTAATGTGTATCGAGTAACTGTTCATAAAACGTTTGAAGGTAATTTAACGACCAAGCCTATTAATGGTTCAGTGTTCATGTTAAATCCTAAGACTGGACAATTATTCTTGAAGATTATTCACACATCAGTTTGGGCGGGTCAGAAACGTTTGGGGCAATTGGCAAAATGGAAAACTGCAGAAGAAGTAGCAGCATTGGTTCGTTCTTTACCACGGGAAGAGCAACCAAAGCAATTAATAGTTACTAGGAAGGGTATGTTAGACCCATTAGAAGTTCATATGTTGGATTTCCCAAATATCTCTATAAGACCTTCTGAGCTCCACTTGCCTTTTGCATCTGCaatgaaaattgataaattggCTGATATTGTCTTAAAAGCAAGCGAACCGCAAATGGTGTTATTTAACTTGTATGATGATTGGTTGAAGAGCATTTCAGCCTACACTGCTTTCTCACGTATAATACTATTATTGAGAGCATTGGGAATCAGTCAAGAACGTactaatttaattttacgCCCTGATGCTAGTATAACTACTCAAGAGCATCATATATGGCCTTCATTTACGGATGAACAATGGATTGATGTCGAAACTCAATTACGTGATTTGATTCtaaatgattttgcaaAGAAAcatgatataaatatacaatCTTTGACTCAATCAGAAATCCGTGATTTAATATTAGGTCAAGATATTAAGGCACCATCATCAAAGAGACAAGAGATCGCCGATGTTGAAggtgataataaattgggCCAGGACGAAACGAATACTGATAACCAATTAACAGCATTGAAGAGTAAGACGCAAAACGTACATGGTGAAGAGATTGTAACAGTCACTACAACTAATTATGAGCAACTGTCGTTTGCATCTAAGAATGAATGGAGAAATCGTGCTATTGCATCTAATAATTTGCACTTGCGTgccaaaaatatatatgtcCTGTCGGATGATTTCATTGATGATGACAGCTTTACATATATCATGCcgaagaatttattaaagaaattcattcaaatatCAGATTTACGGACACAAGTGGGTGCATTTATTTACGGATCATCACCTTCTGACAATCCtcaaattaaagaaatcaaagttATAGCATTAGTACCTCAATTGGCTAATACCCATTCGGTACAATTTCCTTCCAAGCTTCCTCAACAAGAAGGCCCATTAGAAGGTCTAGAACTTTTAGGATGGATTCACACCCAATCACAGGACACTAATTTGTTATCACCAATTGACATGACTACACAAGCAAAGCTCAAGAACGATAATAATTCCTTATGGAATGATAAAGCTGTTACTTTAACTGTTTCATTCACGCCAGGTTCAGTTTCTCTAGCGGCATATACCTTATCAGAGGAGGGTTATGATTGGGCTTCAACAAATAAGGATTTGATTTCTCAAGTACCTCAGGGATATTCGACATCATTTAGTCAAAAGGGTCTGTTGTTATTATCAGATCGTATAGTTGGTCTCTTTATGGTGcctgatgatgatatatggaattattcatttattgGTCCAACATGGGACCCGAACGGATTGTACGATTTAAAAGTTGACATTCCTCTTCCATTTTATCACGAATTACATAGGCCAATTCATTTTTCGAGcttcaatgaaattgaaggaaaCGAGTTAGAGGCCAATCAGGAAAATGCATTTGCTTAA